DNA sequence from the Streptomyces tsukubensis genome:
GCGGTGGTGAGGAGATGGCCGCGGAGCCGGTCCGCGAGGCGCAGCAGCGGGGGGTGGAGGGCGGCCGCGTGGTGCAGTCCGACGAGGGTTCCGGCGAGTCCGGAGTTGTACAGCGCATGGTGGCCGGGGCCACGGCCGACGGTCGTCACCCAGGCGGCCACGGCGCGGCGCGCGGCCGATGCCGCGCTTCCGGACCCGCTCCCGCTGTCGGTGGCGGCGACGAGGGCGGCGAGGACGGGGACTCCGGGATCGCAGGCGACGGCGGAGCCCGCGGTGAAACCGTGGAGGATTCCGACGGCCCGCCCGAGGGGCTGCCGGAAGTCCGGAGGGGTCGGAAGGCGCGGTGGCATGGGTGCTCCGGAAGGGGGCGCGGTGAGCCGCCCGGTCATCACGGCCGGGCGACTCGGTCGGTCCGGATCGGATCAGACACAGATGCCGAGGATGGCGGTGCACGCGAGGAACGTGCAGATGCCGACCGTGTCGGCCATGTTCTCGGCGCCGGAGTCGGCGGTGGTGACGCGCTCGTCGAGCTGCTCGATGAGGGCGTCGAGGTCGGTGATCTCGGTGATTTCGGCGACGGGCATGGGGTTCTCCTTCGTTCTCTTCTAGGGGGTGGTGACCGTCCCGGTGGCCGTCGCACAGGGTGTGCGGGGACCGGGAACGCCTTGGGTGAGCGCGGCGGCGGCGAGCGCGGCCAGCTCATCGGGGTCCCTGGTGGGGGCGAGGGTGAGGAGGAGCTGTCCCGCGACGGCGGCGCCGTGGTGCGCCGCGTCGCGCAGGGTGAGCCGGTCGGGCCCGGGCAGCATCTCCTCGAAGAGCAGGTCGTCGCCGGGAACGGTCGCGCAGAGCCGTTCGACGAGGGTGAGCGCGGTGGGTGACGTCAGATCGACGGGCAGCGGTTTGCCCCCGGTGGACGGCCGCAGCAGGACACAGCGCGGCAGTTGCTCGGCGCGGGCCAGCGCGGCCAGCGCGCGGGCCCGGGTGAAGTCGCCGTCCCGGGCGGGCCGGAACCGTTCCCGGGGGATCCGCCAGGTCGCGGGGGCGATGACGAGGTCACCGCCGACGGTCAGCCGCGGGGTGCGGACGGTCTCGGGTGTGCCGGGATATGCGGCGGCGTACCCGTCGAGCCGCAGGGCGGTCGAGGCGGCGGGGTGGCCCGCGCGCAGCAGCAGCCCGGCGAGCAGATCGTACGGGGGCAGCGGGACGCGTGTGGCGTGGTGGACCGGGAGGAGCCGTACCCCGTCCGCTTCGGCGACGAAGCCCGCGCCGGGGGTGCGGCGCAGGGTGATGCGGTCGAGGGGGAGGTACTGCTGCGGGGGGCCGTCGGGCGGGCAGTACGCGGCGTGGTTGGGATCGCCGGTCCACCAGCGGGTGGTGACGGGCCGTCGGACGGCGTTGGCGGCGCGCTCGCCCGACGGGGGCAGCAGCAGTTCGACGAAGCGGGTGCCGCTGCGGCGTTCCACCGCGGCCAGGAAGGCGCGGTAGGCGCCGGTGCTCCGGTGGCCGCCGTGCAGGGTGTGCAGGGCCTCCGCGAACCGGGCGTCGAGGATATGGGCGGCGGAGGCGGTTTCGAGGACGGCGACGGGCCCGGCGGGTCCGGGCAGCGGGCGCAGCAGACAGTCCAGCGGCCACGGGGGCAGGGAGTCGGCGGCGGGCGGCGCGCCGAGGCTGTCGAGGAGGGTGTCTCCGATGTCGACGGTGGTGTCGTCGCGGTGGCGGTCGAGGTGGGCCAGCAGGCGGGCGTAGCCGGAGGCGGGATCGTGGGCGGGGTGCCAGCCCGGGTAGCGGTACAGGGTTGTGAGGGCGGTCGGGGGCGTTCCTTCGGCATCGAGCAGATCCGCGAGGAGGGCTCCGAGCGGGCGCGGCTCCTCTCCGACGGCCTCGGCCGCCGCCCGGGCACCGGCGCCGTGGCCGGGTGCGGCGGCCAGATCGTCCCGGCGGAGCCGGTCCAGCCGGGCGGCGACGGCCAGGGCGTGCCGGACCCGGTCGGCGGCGGCTCGGGGGACGGTGGCGTCCAGGGTGCGGTAGGAGTCGACGAACCAGTCGTCCGTCCGGCCGGTGCGGGCGGGGTGCGGCAGGGTGCCGGGGCGGCGCAGGTCGCGGGCGGGGACCCAGGATCCGGTGTGGCGGCGCGGCGCGGCGCAGGGCTGGAGCACTCCGAGCCGTACGAGATGGCCGAGGAAGCGGTGGAGCGCGGAGGCTCCGGCGGGTCCGGCGACGGCCCGTTCGAGGTCGGGGAGGGTGCGGGGGCCCGCTGCGAGCAGGCCGAGGACGGTGTCGAGTACGGGGGTGCGGCGGACGGCGACCTGCCGGGTCCGGGTGGGGTCGGCGGGGTCGACGCCGTAGCAGCGGAGCCGGCCGTCGGGGTCGGTCATATGGAGCGCGGCGGGGGCGAAGGGGGTGGCCGGGTCGGCCTCCCACGGGTCGGCGGCGGTGAGCCG
Encoded proteins:
- a CDS encoding lantibiotic dehydratase encodes the protein MPDHDSPPLLGSTALVRIAGVPCALWTAAGNPRLSERLADHADDADRRAARSRRLAVALGEIVPDPRLADAERHALLALRRRLHSGAAPRPGECGMLTRLPAVPWPLAREAGELLRDARAAAAARSALEREVAGERERVGALAWRLLDESPVLRAFVDTASPGLTADIARILAEGEGWTGKRLRKRSGYLWRAVARAAVKTTPRGWACHIAAVPVADDPAGSNGQPAGVPGPDPVHPPFGPPARLLPPGAAVGALAATAAENVHLLRTRLTAADPWEADPATPFAPAALHMTDPDGRLRCYGVDPADPTRTRQVAVRRTPVLDTVLGLLAAGPRTLPDLERAVAGPAGASALHRFLGHLVRLGVLQPCAAPRRHTGSWVPARDLRRPGTLPHPARTGRTDDWFVDSYRTLDATVPRAAADRVRHALAVAARLDRLRRDDLAAAPGHGAGARAAAEAVGEEPRPLGALLADLLDAEGTPPTALTTLYRYPGWHPAHDPASGYARLLAHLDRHRDDTTVDIGDTLLDSLGAPPAADSLPPWPLDCLLRPLPGPAGPVAVLETASAAHILDARFAEALHTLHGGHRSTGAYRAFLAAVERRSGTRFVELLLPPSGERAANAVRRPVTTRWWTGDPNHAAYCPPDGPPQQYLPLDRITLRRTPGAGFVAEADGVRLLPVHHATRVPLPPYDLLAGLLLRAGHPAASTALRLDGYAAAYPGTPETVRTPRLTVGGDLVIAPATWRIPRERFRPARDGDFTRARALAALARAEQLPRCVLLRPSTGGKPLPVDLTSPTALTLVERLCATVPGDDLLFEEMLPGPDRLTLRDAAHHGAAVAGQLLLTLAPTRDPDELAALAAAALTQGVPGPRTPCATATGTVTTP